A stretch of the Oceanibaculum nanhaiense genome encodes the following:
- the aroQ gene encoding type II 3-dehydroquinate dehydratase codes for MTDRPEIMILNGPNLNMLGVREPAIYGRETLGDIEDACRAMAEDIDLGIDFRQSNHEGELVSWIHEARDSADGIIINAGAYTHTSVAILDALTLAELPVIEVHLSNIYKRESFRHHSYISPVARGVLCGFGGQGYVLAMQAMARIIGQTDE; via the coding sequence GTGACCGACCGCCCCGAGATCATGATCCTGAACGGGCCGAACCTCAACATGTTGGGGGTTCGCGAACCGGCGATCTATGGCCGCGAGACGCTCGGCGATATCGAGGATGCCTGCCGGGCCATGGCCGAAGATATCGATCTCGGCATCGATTTCCGGCAGTCCAACCACGAGGGCGAGCTGGTCTCCTGGATTCACGAGGCGCGGGACAGCGCGGACGGCATCATCATCAATGCCGGTGCCTATACCCATACTTCGGTTGCCATCCTGGATGCGCTGACCCTGGCCGAACTGCCGGTCATCGAAGTGCATCTTTCCAATATCTACAAGCGCGAGAGCTTTCGCCATCACTCCTACATTTCGCCTGTCGCCCGCGGTGTCCTGTGCGGGTTCGGCGGCCAGGGCTATGTTCTGGCAATGCAGGCGATGGCACGCATCATCGGCCAAACGGACGAGTAA
- the accB gene encoding acetyl-CoA carboxylase biotin carboxyl carrier protein — protein MSKEKEKIDAAMIREMAALLDETGLGEIEYETDEVRIRVAKPGAPMTSVMAAPALAASAPVAASPAPAAPAGDLPGTVPSPMVGTAYLTPEPGAEPFVRQGDVVRKGQTIAIVEAMKVMNPIPAPRDGTVTKIMISNGQPVEFGEPLMVLE, from the coding sequence ATGTCTAAGGAAAAAGAGAAGATCGACGCGGCCATGATCCGCGAAATGGCCGCCCTGCTGGACGAGACCGGGCTGGGCGAGATCGAGTACGAAACCGACGAGGTGCGCATCCGCGTCGCCAAGCCGGGCGCGCCCATGACCTCGGTCATGGCGGCACCGGCGCTGGCCGCCAGCGCTCCGGTCGCAGCCAGTCCCGCGCCAGCGGCCCCGGCCGGCGACCTGCCGGGCACCGTGCCCTCGCCGATGGTCGGCACGGCCTACCTGACGCCGGAGCCGGGGGCCGAGCCCTTCGTGCGCCAGGGCGACGTGGTGCGCAAGGGGCAGACCATCGCGATCGTGGAGGCGATGAAGGTGATGAACCCGATTCCCGCCCCGCGCGACGGCACAGTGACCAAGATCATGATCAGCAACGGCCAGCCGGTTGAGTTCGGCGAGCCGCTGATGGTCCTTGAATAA
- the accC gene encoding acetyl-CoA carboxylase biotin carboxylase subunit, producing the protein MFEKILIANRGEIALRIHRACREMGIHTVAIHSTADANAMHVRLADESVCIGPPPPNQSYLNIPAIISAATITGADAIHPGVGFLSENAGFAEIVEAHGFTFIGPSPDHIRMMGDKITAKRAMIEAGVPCVPGTDGAISGPDEARKMAASIGYPVLIKATGGGGGRGMKVARDESQLAQALQLAKSEAKSAFGNDEVYMEKFLDKPRHIEVQVLADSHGNVVHLGERDCSLQRRHQKVLEEAPSPALNAEAREQLGIIVVKAIEKLGYRSVGTLEFLYENGEFYFIEMNTRLQVEHPITEMITDIDLVREQIRVASGAALGFEQKDIKFFGHAIECRVNAEDPVTFQPSPGKVTDYHAPGGLGVRVDSALYAGYSIPPYYDSLVSKLVVHGRNRAECMMRLRRALEEYVIGGIKTTIPLHRKLLTEKSFIDGDYDIHWLERWMDGGKRE; encoded by the coding sequence ATGTTCGAAAAAATCCTGATTGCCAATCGCGGCGAGATCGCCCTTCGCATCCACCGCGCCTGCCGCGAGATGGGCATTCATACCGTCGCCATCCATTCGACGGCTGACGCCAACGCCATGCATGTGCGGCTTGCCGACGAGAGCGTGTGCATCGGCCCGCCCCCGCCGAACCAGAGCTACCTGAACATCCCGGCGATCATCTCGGCCGCCACCATAACCGGCGCCGACGCGATCCATCCGGGCGTGGGCTTCCTGTCGGAGAATGCGGGCTTCGCGGAGATCGTGGAAGCGCACGGCTTCACCTTCATCGGCCCCTCGCCCGACCATATCCGCATGATGGGCGACAAGATCACCGCCAAGCGGGCGATGATCGAGGCCGGCGTGCCCTGCGTGCCCGGCACCGATGGCGCGATCAGCGGCCCTGACGAGGCCCGGAAGATGGCCGCCAGCATTGGCTATCCGGTGCTGATCAAGGCAACCGGCGGCGGCGGCGGGCGCGGCATGAAGGTGGCACGCGACGAAAGCCAGCTCGCCCAGGCGCTGCAGCTCGCCAAGTCGGAGGCCAAATCCGCCTTCGGCAATGACGAAGTCTATATGGAGAAATTCCTCGATAAGCCGCGGCATATCGAGGTGCAGGTTCTGGCCGACAGCCACGGCAATGTGGTGCATCTGGGCGAGCGCGACTGCTCGTTGCAGCGCCGCCACCAGAAGGTGCTGGAAGAAGCCCCCTCCCCGGCGCTGAACGCGGAAGCGCGCGAGCAGCTCGGCATAATCGTCGTGAAGGCGATCGAGAAGCTGGGCTACCGCAGTGTCGGCACGCTGGAATTCCTCTACGAGAACGGGGAATTCTATTTCATCGAGATGAATACCCGCCTGCAGGTTGAGCATCCGATCACCGAGATGATCACCGACATCGACCTGGTGCGCGAGCAGATCCGGGTGGCGTCGGGCGCGGCGCTGGGATTCGAGCAGAAGGACATCAAGTTCTTCGGCCATGCCATCGAATGCCGGGTGAACGCGGAAGACCCGGTGACCTTCCAGCCCTCGCCGGGCAAGGTCACCGACTATCATGCGCCGGGCGGCCTCGGCGTGCGCGTCGATTCAGCCCTCTATGCCGGCTACTCCATCCCGCCCTATTATGACTCGCTGGTGTCCAAGCTGGTGGTGCATGGCCGCAACCGCGCGGAATGCATGATGCGGCTGCGGCGGGCGCTGGAGGAGTATGTGATCGGCGGCATCAAGACGACGATTCCGCTGCATCGCAAATTGTTGACGGAAAAGTCGTTCATCGACGGTGATTACGACATTCACTGGCTCGAACGCTGGATGGACGGCGGCAAGCGGGAGTAA
- the aat gene encoding leucyl/phenylalanyl-tRNA--protein transferase, translating into MKERVALTPELVLQAYAIGVFPMAETRDDPELFFVDPSKRGVLPLDHFHIPRSLAKTVRRGVFEMRCNSDFEGVLQGCAEPAEGRPDTWINDEIVRLFLEFRQMGVAHSVESWRDGRLVGGLYGLALGGAFFGESMFSRETDASKVALVDLIARLRLGGFVLLDTQFVTSHLTRFGALEIPREEYKIKLAEALTVAARFPTGDVRHAYSEVLQSSSQTS; encoded by the coding sequence ATGAAAGAGAGAGTGGCTCTAACGCCGGAACTTGTCCTGCAGGCCTATGCCATCGGCGTGTTTCCGATGGCGGAGACGCGGGACGATCCGGAGCTTTTCTTCGTCGACCCCAGCAAGCGCGGCGTCTTGCCGCTCGATCATTTCCATATCCCGCGCAGCCTCGCCAAGACCGTGCGCAGGGGCGTTTTCGAGATGCGCTGCAACAGCGATTTCGAAGGCGTTCTGCAGGGCTGTGCAGAACCGGCGGAAGGCCGCCCCGACACCTGGATCAATGACGAGATCGTCCGGCTGTTCCTGGAATTCCGCCAGATGGGCGTCGCGCATTCGGTGGAAAGCTGGCGCGACGGCAGGCTGGTCGGCGGGCTGTACGGCCTGGCGCTCGGCGGCGCCTTTTTCGGCGAAAGCATGTTCAGCCGGGAAACCGACGCCTCCAAGGTAGCGCTGGTCGATCTGATCGCGCGGCTGCGGCTGGGCGGTTTCGTGCTGCTGGACACCCAGTTCGTCACCAGCCATCTGACGCGCTTCGGCGCCCTGGAAATCCCGCGCGAAGAGTACAAGATCAAGCTGGCCGAGGCGCTGACCGTGGCCGCACGGTTTCCCACCGGCGATGTGCGGCACGCCTATTCGGAGGTCTTGCAGTCCAGCAGCCAGACGTCATAG
- a CDS encoding DUF2155 domain-containing protein, which produces MLIMAGIALVMARPAGAQDRPTFTPYPVAVLQGLDKITARISTFEVPVEQEVTFGSLHILVRTCQKRPPEEPPESAAFLEITEQKPGEAASQQFTGWMFASSPALNGLQHPVYDVWLLDCKTSE; this is translated from the coding sequence ATGCTGATCATGGCGGGCATCGCCCTTGTCATGGCGCGGCCGGCAGGCGCGCAGGACCGGCCGACCTTCACTCCCTATCCGGTGGCGGTGCTGCAGGGGCTGGACAAGATCACCGCGCGGATATCGACCTTCGAGGTGCCGGTCGAACAGGAAGTCACCTTCGGTTCACTGCACATCCTGGTGCGGACCTGCCAGAAGCGCCCGCCGGAGGAGCCGCCGGAGAGTGCGGCTTTCCTGGAGATCACCGAACAGAAACCTGGCGAGGCGGCCAGCCAGCAGTTCACCGGCTGGATGTTCGCCTCAAGCCCGGCGCTGAACGGGCTGCAACACCCGGTCTATGACGTCTGGCTGCTGGACTGCAAGACCTCCGAATAG
- the mlaD gene encoding outer membrane lipid asymmetry maintenance protein MlaD, translated as MHRSLIETVMGAVVLVVAGLFVVFAFSAADLRAVGGYPVTASFEQTTGLNSGADVRISGIKVGSVINQQLDPETYLARITLSIDPAVKLPRDTIAKVASEGLLGGTYMQLIPGGDDQMIEPGGRITYTQSSVDLMDLLGRFVFTAAESGGGGSNQSGGNQSGGNKPETTAPLK; from the coding sequence ATGCATCGCAGCCTGATCGAGACCGTGATGGGCGCCGTCGTGCTGGTGGTTGCCGGCCTGTTCGTCGTCTTCGCCTTTTCCGCGGCCGACCTGCGGGCGGTTGGCGGCTATCCGGTGACCGCCTCCTTCGAGCAGACGACCGGCCTCAACAGCGGGGCGGATGTGCGCATCAGCGGCATCAAGGTTGGCTCTGTGATCAACCAGCAGCTGGATCCCGAGACCTATCTGGCGCGGATCACGCTGAGCATCGATCCGGCGGTGAAGCTGCCGCGCGACACCATCGCCAAGGTGGCGTCGGAAGGGCTGCTGGGCGGCACCTACATGCAGCTGATCCCCGGCGGTGACGACCAGATGATCGAACCGGGCGGCCGCATCACCTACACGCAATCCTCCGTCGATCTGATGGATCTGCTGGGCCGCTTCGTCTTCACCGCCGCCGAGAGCGGGGGCGGCGGGAGCAATCAGTCCGGGGGTAACCAGTCCGGCGGAAACAAGCCCGAAACCACCGCGCCGCTGAAATAG
- a CDS encoding NADH:ubiquinone oxidoreductase subunit NDUFA12, whose product MADIGTRLYTWLNGEKVGEDQFGNIYYRGKKAAKGPREKRWVVYKGEPEASKVPSSWHAWLHYTVNTLPTGAEQMAKPWQKEHLPNLSGTDLAYRPPGHVLQGGQRDKATGDYEAWRPE is encoded by the coding sequence ATGGCGGATATCGGCACCCGCTTGTACACGTGGCTGAACGGCGAGAAGGTCGGCGAGGACCAGTTCGGCAACATCTATTATCGCGGCAAGAAGGCGGCCAAGGGCCCGCGCGAGAAGCGCTGGGTGGTCTATAAGGGCGAGCCGGAGGCATCCAAGGTGCCCTCGTCCTGGCACGCCTGGCTGCATTATACGGTCAACACCCTGCCGACAGGGGCGGAGCAGATGGCGAAGCCCTGGCAGAAGGAGCATCTGCCGAACCTGAGCGGCACCGACCTCGCCTACCGTCCGCCCGGCCATGTGCTGCAGGGCGGCCAACGCGACAAGGCGACTGGCGATTACGAGGCCTGGCGCCCGGAATGA
- a CDS encoding vitamin B12-dependent ribonucleotide reductase, translating to MKIERRFTEAGKDAYAALSFRKTTSEIRNPDGSVVFQLKDIEVPASWSQVACDILAQKYFRKAGVPVALKPVKEENVPSWLWRNAPDAKRLDTLAPADRTTHEESAKQVFDRLAGTWTYWGWKGGYFDAEEDARTYFDEMRFMLAAQMAAPNSPQWFNTGLHWAYGIDGPAQGHHYVDFKSGKLVKSNSAYEHPQPHACFIQSVGDDLVNDGGIMDLWVREARLFKYGSGTGTNFSKLRGEGERLSGGGKSSGLMSFLKIGDRAAGAIKSGGTTRRAAKMVTVDIDHPDIEAYIDWKVNEEQKVASLVTGSKINQKHLATVMAACQDGEGEARFDPKQNRALKKAIFEARTAMVAENLIQRTIQFARQGFSAIEFRTYDTDWDSEAYLTVSGQNSNNSVRLTNEFLRAVETDADWDLIRRTDGKLHKRLKAKELMDRISYAAWACADPGIQYDSTINEWHTCPEGGRINASNPCSEYMFLDDTACNLASLNLMTFRKEDGSFDIAGYEHAVRLWTVTLEISVLMAQFPSKEIAKLSYEYRTLGLGYANIGGLLMSMGLGYDSDKGRALCAALTAVMTGRAYATSAEMAQELGAFPGYKKNGAHMLRVIRNHRLAAHSATEGYEALEVAPVPLDAANCPEQALVRAARLAWDDALALGEAYGFRNAQTSVIAPTGTIGLVMDCDTTGIEPDFALVKFKKLAGGGYFKIINRMVPQALKVLGYDEATVENIVRYAVGHQSLKNAPGIDHAKLKEKGFTDEALEKLEGSLASAFDIKFVFNKWTFGEEFCRDMLGLDQAQLDDMNFDMLAALGFSRADIEAANTYCSGAMTLEGAPGLKDEHLSVFDCANPCGRIGKRFLSVESHIRMMAAAQPFISGAISKTINMPNNATVEDCANAYVLSWKLGIKANALYRDGSKLSQPLSAALLDAEDLEEFEEIVEQPAAARAPAIAEKIVERIIERVINREKLPGRRKGYTQKAVVGGHKVYLRTGEYEDGRLGEVFIDMHKEGAAFRSLMNNFAIAISIGLQYGVPLDEYVDAFTFTRFEPSGMVEGNDAIKMATSILDYIFRELAISYLGRTDLAHAEPADLAPDTVGRGTGDATRTNDEALAAVERVTSRGFVRNNLVVFTGGLTETAKANGTTGYHAHADAHGHNHGGHDHGLATTTTRTTAVAVSQQVVEAVDAKFDRIREARMKGYEGDSCPECGNFTLVRNGTCLKCDTCGGTTGCS from the coding sequence ATGAAAATCGAGCGTCGCTTCACCGAGGCCGGCAAGGATGCCTATGCCGCGCTTTCCTTCCGCAAGACGACCAGCGAGATCCGCAATCCGGATGGCTCCGTCGTCTTTCAGCTGAAGGACATTGAGGTGCCGGCCAGCTGGTCGCAGGTCGCCTGCGATATCCTGGCGCAGAAATATTTCCGCAAGGCCGGCGTGCCGGTGGCGCTGAAGCCGGTCAAGGAAGAGAATGTTCCGTCCTGGCTGTGGCGCAACGCCCCCGACGCCAAGCGGCTGGACACCCTCGCCCCCGCCGACCGCACCACGCATGAGGAGAGCGCCAAGCAGGTGTTCGACCGGCTGGCCGGCACCTGGACCTATTGGGGCTGGAAGGGTGGCTATTTCGACGCGGAAGAAGACGCCCGCACCTATTTCGACGAGATGCGCTTCATGCTGGCCGCGCAGATGGCGGCGCCGAATTCCCCGCAATGGTTCAACACCGGCCTGCACTGGGCCTATGGCATCGACGGCCCGGCGCAGGGCCATCACTATGTGGACTTCAAGTCCGGCAAGCTGGTGAAGTCGAATTCCGCCTACGAGCACCCGCAGCCGCATGCCTGCTTCATCCAGTCGGTCGGCGACGATCTGGTGAATGATGGCGGCATCATGGATCTGTGGGTCCGCGAGGCGCGGCTGTTCAAGTATGGCTCGGGCACCGGCACCAACTTCTCGAAGCTGCGCGGCGAGGGCGAGCGCCTGTCCGGCGGCGGCAAATCCTCTGGCCTGATGAGCTTCCTGAAGATCGGCGACCGCGCGGCGGGCGCCATCAAGTCGGGCGGCACCACCCGGCGCGCCGCCAAGATGGTGACGGTCGATATCGACCATCCCGACATCGAGGCTTATATCGACTGGAAGGTGAATGAGGAGCAGAAGGTCGCCTCGCTGGTGACCGGCTCCAAGATCAACCAGAAGCATCTGGCCACCGTCATGGCCGCCTGCCAGGACGGTGAGGGCGAAGCGCGCTTCGATCCGAAGCAGAACCGTGCGCTGAAGAAGGCGATCTTCGAGGCACGCACCGCGATGGTCGCCGAGAACCTGATCCAGCGTACCATCCAGTTCGCGCGCCAGGGTTTCAGCGCCATCGAGTTCCGCACCTACGACACGGACTGGGATTCCGAGGCCTACCTGACGGTTTCCGGCCAGAATTCGAACAATTCCGTGCGCCTGACCAATGAATTCCTGCGCGCGGTCGAGACCGATGCCGACTGGGATCTCATCCGCCGCACCGACGGCAAGCTGCACAAGCGCCTGAAGGCGAAGGAGCTGATGGACCGCATCAGCTACGCCGCCTGGGCCTGCGCCGATCCCGGCATCCAGTACGACAGCACGATCAACGAGTGGCACACCTGCCCGGAAGGCGGGCGGATCAACGCCTCCAACCCGTGCTCGGAATATATGTTCCTCGACGATACGGCCTGCAATCTGGCGTCGCTGAACCTGATGACCTTCCGCAAGGAAGATGGCAGCTTCGACATCGCCGGCTACGAGCATGCGGTGCGGCTGTGGACGGTGACGCTGGAAATCTCCGTGCTGATGGCGCAGTTCCCGTCCAAGGAAATCGCCAAACTCTCGTACGAATACCGCACGCTGGGCCTGGGTTACGCCAATATTGGCGGCCTGCTGATGTCCATGGGCCTCGGCTATGACAGCGACAAGGGCCGCGCGCTGTGCGCCGCGCTGACCGCGGTGATGACTGGCCGCGCCTATGCCACCTCCGCCGAGATGGCGCAGGAGCTGGGCGCCTTCCCCGGCTACAAGAAGAATGGCGCGCACATGCTGCGCGTTATCCGCAACCACCGGCTGGCCGCGCATAGCGCGACCGAAGGCTATGAGGCGCTGGAAGTGGCGCCGGTGCCGCTGGATGCCGCCAACTGCCCGGAACAGGCGCTGGTCCGGGCGGCCAGGCTGGCCTGGGACGATGCGCTGGCGCTGGGCGAAGCCTATGGTTTCCGCAACGCACAGACCTCCGTCATCGCGCCGACCGGCACCATCGGGCTGGTCATGGATTGCGACACCACCGGCATCGAACCGGACTTCGCCCTGGTGAAGTTCAAGAAGCTGGCCGGCGGCGGCTATTTCAAGATCATCAACCGCATGGTGCCGCAGGCCCTGAAGGTGCTGGGCTATGACGAGGCCACGGTCGAGAACATCGTGCGCTATGCGGTCGGCCATCAGAGCCTGAAGAACGCGCCGGGCATCGACCATGCGAAGCTGAAGGAAAAGGGCTTTACCGACGAAGCGCTGGAAAAGCTGGAGGGAAGCCTCGCCAGCGCCTTCGACATCAAGTTCGTATTCAACAAATGGACCTTCGGCGAAGAATTCTGCCGCGACATGCTGGGCCTCGACCAGGCACAGCTCGACGACATGAATTTCGACATGCTGGCGGCGCTGGGCTTCTCCAGGGCCGATATCGAGGCGGCCAACACCTACTGCAGCGGCGCCATGACGCTGGAAGGCGCGCCGGGCCTGAAGGACGAGCATCTGTCGGTGTTCGACTGCGCCAACCCGTGCGGCCGCATCGGCAAGCGCTTCCTGTCGGTGGAGAGCCACATCCGCATGATGGCGGCGGCGCAGCCCTTCATCTCCGGCGCCATCTCCAAGACCATCAACATGCCGAACAACGCGACGGTCGAGGATTGCGCCAACGCCTATGTCCTGTCCTGGAAGCTGGGCATCAAGGCAAACGCGCTGTACCGCGACGGTTCCAAGCTCTCCCAGCCGCTCTCGGCCGCCCTGCTGGACGCCGAGGATCTGGAGGAGTTCGAGGAAATCGTCGAGCAGCCGGCCGCCGCGCGCGCACCGGCCATCGCCGAGAAGATCGTGGAGCGCATCATCGAGCGCGTCATCAACCGCGAGAAGCTGCCGGGCCGCCGCAAGGGCTATACCCAGAAGGCAGTCGTCGGCGGCCACAAGGTCTATCTGCGCACCGGCGAGTACGAGGATGGCCGTCTGGGCGAGGTATTCATCGACATGCACAAGGAAGGCGCCGCCTTCCGCTCGCTGATGAATAATTTCGCCATCGCGATTTCCATTGGCCTGCAGTACGGCGTGCCGCTGGACGAGTATGTCGATGCCTTCACCTTCACCCGGTTCGAGCCGTCGGGCATGGTCGAGGGCAATGACGCGATCAAGATGGCGACCTCCATCCTGGACTATATCTTCCGGGAACTGGCGATCAGCTATCTCGGCCGCACCGACCTCGCCCATGCGGAACCCGCCGACCTCGCCCCCGATACGGTGGGACGCGGCACCGGCGACGCCACCCGCACCAATGACGAGGCGCTGGCCGCCGTCGAGCGGGTGACCAGCCGCGGCTTCGTGCGCAACAACCTCGTGGTGTTCACCGGCGGCCTGACGGAAACCGCCAAGGCCAACGGCACCACCGGCTATCACGCGCATGCCGATGCCCATGGCCACAATCATGGCGGGCACGATCATGGCCTCGCCACCACGACCACCCGCACCACGGCGGTTGCCGTCAGCCAGCAGGTGGTCGAGGCGGTGGACGCCAAGTTCGACAGGATCCGCGAGGCACGCATGAAGGGCTATGAAGGCGACAGCTGCCCGGAATGCGGCAACTTCACGCTGGTGCGGAACGGCACCTGCCTGAAGTGCGACACCTGCGGCGGCACCACCGGCTGCTCGTAA
- a CDS encoding DUF2062 domain-containing protein: MKRVGSQHPPEYTARAVGVGLAWAFTPLVGAQMVTVFLTWLIARRFKWDFSLIVSAAWTWITNVATLVPSYYLFYVTGEFLLGRDGHTTGYHSFARQYETEAAATATSWWDSVLGFADMMTSWGQSMLVGCIPYAIFFGFVGYKLSLIFVVRHRTAKKERQAQRRKRRLEAVKDTVASTLEARGKRDYGPVHNEQ, encoded by the coding sequence ATGAAACGTGTCGGCTCCCAGCATCCGCCCGAATATACGGCGCGGGCTGTCGGCGTGGGTCTTGCCTGGGCGTTCACCCCGCTGGTCGGCGCACAGATGGTGACGGTCTTCCTGACATGGCTGATCGCCAGGCGCTTCAAGTGGGACTTCAGCCTGATCGTCTCCGCCGCCTGGACCTGGATCACCAATGTGGCGACGCTGGTGCCCTCCTATTACCTGTTCTATGTGACCGGCGAATTTCTGCTCGGCCGCGACGGGCACACCACCGGCTACCACAGCTTCGCCCGGCAATATGAAACCGAGGCCGCCGCGACCGCCACAAGCTGGTGGGATTCGGTGCTGGGCTTCGCCGACATGATGACCAGCTGGGGCCAGTCGATGCTGGTTGGCTGTATCCCCTACGCCATCTTCTTTGGATTTGTCGGCTACAAGCTGTCGCTGATCTTCGTCGTGCGCCACCGCACCGCCAAGAAGGAACGCCAGGCGCAGCGCCGCAAGCGCCGGCTGGAGGCGGTGAAGGATACCGTCGCCAGCACACTGGAAGCGCGCGGCAAGAGGGATTATGGTCCCGTCCATAACGAGCAGTAA
- a CDS encoding RidA family protein, translating to MSGRIDARLKELGIELPAAAAPAANYVPFVVSGKTIFVSGQIPILNGEIKFKGKVGTDITVEEGQKSARLCALNLIAQARQAAGGDLDRIVRVVKLGGFVACEASFTDQPEVINGASDLMVQVFGDAGRHARFAVGANVLPRNVATEVEAIFELA from the coding sequence ATGTCCGGACGTATCGACGCCCGCCTGAAGGAACTCGGCATCGAACTGCCTGCCGCCGCGGCGCCCGCCGCCAACTACGTGCCTTTCGTGGTCAGCGGCAAGACCATCTTCGTCTCCGGCCAGATTCCGATCCTGAACGGCGAGATCAAGTTCAAGGGCAAGGTCGGCACCGACATCACCGTCGAAGAAGGCCAGAAATCGGCCCGGCTGTGTGCGCTGAACCTGATCGCCCAGGCCCGCCAGGCCGCCGGCGGCGATCTCGACCGCATCGTCCGCGTGGTGAAGCTCGGCGGCTTCGTCGCCTGCGAAGCCTCCTTCACCGACCAGCCGGAGGTCATCAATGGCGCGTCCGACCTGATGGTCCAGGTGTTCGGCGATGCCGGGCGGCATGCCCGCTTCGCGGTCGGTGCCAATGTGCTGCCGCGCAATGTGGCGACCGAGGTCGAGGCGATCTTCGAACTCGCCTAA
- a CDS encoding acylphosphatase, producing the protein MSEQAVRLSILGRVQGVWYRAWTVREAEARGLRGWVRNRRDGSVEAVLVGPAPAVEAMIEACRKGPPAARVDEVLISDTAPTGVGAGFEQLPTA; encoded by the coding sequence ATGAGTGAGCAGGCAGTCCGCTTATCCATTCTAGGCCGGGTCCAGGGCGTCTGGTATCGCGCCTGGACAGTCCGCGAGGCCGAGGCGCGGGGGTTGCGCGGCTGGGTGCGTAACCGCCGGGATGGCTCGGTCGAGGCGGTGCTGGTCGGCCCGGCACCCGCCGTCGAGGCGATGATCGAGGCCTGCCGGAAAGGCCCGCCGGCCGCGCGGGTCGATGAGGTGCTGATCAGCGATACGGCGCCGACCGGTGTCGGTGCCGGGTTCGAGCAATTACCGACTGCATAG
- a CDS encoding ATP12 family chaperone protein, which yields MKRFYKQAGIASATDGHRVTLDGKPIRTPGKAEMLLPAAALAEAVAAEWQAQGEEIKPDDMPLTQLAATAIDRVAKAREAVIEELIGYAETDLLCYHAEEPEDLIVRQMAAWQPLLDWAAETFEAPFQVTAGIMPTRQPEPALRGVRRALETLSDLELTALASLSACCGSLIVALAVRHGRISADEAFLVSQLDESFQIEKWGEDEEARKRRALLMRDIEAASGFLSLCRLS from the coding sequence GTGAAGCGTTTCTACAAGCAGGCCGGCATTGCCTCGGCAACGGACGGCCATCGCGTCACGCTGGATGGCAAGCCGATCCGCACGCCGGGCAAGGCGGAGATGCTGTTGCCGGCGGCTGCGCTGGCCGAAGCGGTTGCCGCCGAATGGCAGGCGCAGGGTGAGGAGATCAAGCCCGACGACATGCCGCTGACGCAGCTCGCCGCGACCGCGATCGATCGTGTTGCCAAGGCACGCGAGGCGGTGATCGAGGAGCTGATCGGCTATGCCGAGACCGACCTGCTCTGCTACCATGCCGAAGAGCCCGAGGATCTGATCGTCCGCCAGATGGCCGCCTGGCAGCCGCTGCTGGACTGGGCGGCTGAGACCTTCGAGGCGCCGTTCCAGGTCACCGCCGGCATCATGCCGACGCGCCAGCCCGAACCGGCGCTGCGTGGCGTGCGCCGGGCGCTGGAAACGCTGTCCGACCTGGAACTGACGGCACTGGCCAGCCTCAGCGCGTGCTGCGGCTCGCTGATCGTGGCGCTGGCGGTGCGGCATGGGCGGATTTCAGCCGATGAGGCCTTCTTGGTCTCCCAGCTCGACGAAAGCTTCCAGATCGAGAAATGGGGCGAGGACGAGGAGGCGAGGAAACGGCGCGCGCTGCTGATGCGTGATATCGAAGCGGCGTCGGGTTTCCTGTCCCTGTGCCGGTTGAGCTGA